A DNA window from Enterobacter cloacae subsp. cloacae ATCC 13047 contains the following coding sequences:
- a CDS encoding ShlB/FhaC/HecB family hemolysin secretion/activation protein, with protein MALLAGAAQAAPLSPADRNTIQQQQQQLLDENQRQREELERSVVLPRPVQPDSAATPQGPCFVISRIELTGTTLLSPLAKDRLVAPWVNQCLDMARLNALTNAVSDWYISRGYITSRAFLTEQDLSGGVLHLAVLEGKLQQIRLEGVPARTLSMTFPGLEGKILNLRDIEQGMEQLNRVRQTPVEIEILPGDRQGYSIVNLTASPEFPLSGSVSFDNSGQKSTGTGQLNGALYGNNLLGLADKWFISGGRSSDFSNSHDAQNFAAGVSVPYGYGLLDYSYSWSNYLSTIDNNGWLWRSTGDTETHRLNGSWVLFRNGDIKTGVSAGITHRINHNYLDDVLLATSSRKLSSFSLGLNHTQKIASGVATLNPTFTQGVPWFGAEDDNDKHGDVPKAEFRKWSVNGSFQRPVADGLWWLTSVYFQWSPDRLYGSERLTLGGEASVRGFKEQYLSGDNGGYWRNELNYSLFTLPWVGDVGLLAAVDGGWLKKDGFDRYASGTLWGAAFGLTTAHRGYSSQFTVGTPMAYPDWLAPDHLTIYYRVSVAF; from the coding sequence ATGGCCTTGCTGGCAGGTGCTGCGCAGGCGGCCCCCCTGTCTCCGGCCGACCGTAATACTATTCAGCAGCAACAGCAGCAGCTGCTGGATGAAAACCAGCGCCAGCGTGAAGAGCTGGAGCGCAGCGTGGTATTACCGCGTCCTGTTCAGCCCGACAGTGCCGCGACTCCGCAAGGTCCCTGTTTTGTTATCTCGCGCATTGAGCTGACGGGTACCACCCTTCTTTCTCCGTTAGCCAAAGATCGCCTGGTTGCGCCGTGGGTGAACCAGTGTCTTGATATGGCGCGTCTCAACGCCCTGACCAACGCCGTCTCTGACTGGTATATCAGCCGGGGGTATATCACCAGCCGCGCATTTTTAACCGAGCAGGATCTCTCTGGTGGCGTACTGCATCTCGCGGTACTGGAAGGCAAACTCCAGCAAATCCGGCTTGAAGGGGTTCCCGCCCGCACGCTGAGCATGACCTTCCCCGGCCTCGAAGGGAAAATTCTTAACCTGCGCGATATCGAACAGGGCATGGAGCAGCTTAATCGCGTGCGCCAGACGCCGGTTGAAATAGAAATTTTGCCCGGCGACAGACAGGGCTATTCAATCGTCAATCTGACGGCTTCGCCTGAATTCCCGCTCAGCGGTTCAGTGAGTTTCGATAACAGCGGGCAAAAGAGTACCGGTACCGGACAACTCAATGGCGCGCTGTACGGCAATAACCTGCTGGGGCTGGCGGATAAGTGGTTTATCAGCGGCGGGCGCAGCAGCGATTTTTCGAACAGCCATGATGCTCAGAATTTTGCCGCCGGGGTCAGCGTGCCTTACGGCTACGGCTTGCTGGACTACAGCTACAGCTGGAGCAACTACCTCAGCACCATCGATAATAACGGCTGGCTCTGGCGTTCGACGGGCGACACCGAAACCCACCGTCTGAATGGCTCATGGGTCCTGTTCCGCAATGGCGATATCAAAACCGGCGTGTCGGCGGGCATCACCCACCGCATCAACCATAACTATCTCGACGATGTTCTGCTGGCTACCAGCAGCCGCAAACTTTCAAGTTTCTCCCTGGGCCTTAACCACACGCAAAAAATTGCCTCCGGCGTGGCGACCCTGAACCCGACCTTCACTCAGGGTGTGCCGTGGTTTGGCGCCGAAGATGATAACGACAAACATGGCGATGTGCCGAAAGCCGAGTTCCGCAAATGGAGCGTCAACGGCAGTTTTCAGCGCCCGGTTGCTGACGGGCTGTGGTGGTTGACCAGCGTCTATTTTCAGTGGTCGCCGGACCGGCTGTACGGCAGCGAGCGCCTGACGCTGGGGGGAGAGGCCTCCGTGCGCGGCTTCAAAGAGCAGTACCTCTCCGGTGATAACGGCGGTTACTGGCGAAATGAACTCAATTATTCGCTCTTTACGCTGCCGTGGGTGGGGGATGTCGGCCTGCTGGCGGCAGTTGACGGTGGCTGGCTGAAGAAGGACGGATTTGACCGTTACGCCTCCGGCACACTGTGGGGCGCCGCGTTTGGTCTGACGACGGCTCATCGCGGCTATTCAAGCCAGTTTACCGTTGGCACACCGATGGCGTATCCGGATTGGCTGGCACCGGATCACCTCACGATTTACTACCGCGTATCAGTGGCTTTCTAA
- a CDS encoding DNA repair ATPase, with product MSTPIKRLEIIKNAIELEDDDIIQSQLTRLKNEAFDDELQAIVVALEQKNYTAAIAAIVAWLQSQRAVTPWRDPQVAASKLELKALEERLRDLIDRRNARVQQLDEFNDLYFSRLGPLMQQILALRKTLAELNLRRQQAEARRREEDYRRCQRYMAQAVEVLATLTQRWRELPADSVQAAEARKHLQQQSNLIANLLAEALELESGLTREEEPARQARDEANEEYEKYREQHQDAEVRLRKGKDLSQEDRDELKRLWRQASKLCHPDLVADDLKEEANAMMVQLNQAKQRGDVKAIRSLVARLQQGFEPLMASDRLNDLERIRKKMAQVREQIDTLVNELAELEKEESWLLVSSLSNMEAYFAQQEKALNEVRASLEHQVSEAQLDSAA from the coding sequence ATGAGCACACCGATCAAACGGCTAGAAATCATTAAAAATGCCATTGAACTGGAAGATGACGACATCATTCAGAGCCAGCTAACCCGGCTGAAAAATGAAGCGTTTGACGATGAGCTACAGGCAATCGTCGTGGCGCTTGAGCAGAAAAACTACACCGCGGCCATCGCCGCGATCGTCGCGTGGCTACAGAGCCAGCGTGCCGTGACGCCATGGCGCGATCCGCAGGTCGCCGCGAGCAAACTGGAACTGAAAGCGCTGGAAGAGCGACTGCGCGATCTGATTGACCGCCGTAACGCGCGCGTACAGCAGCTTGATGAGTTCAACGATCTCTATTTCTCCCGCCTGGGTCCGCTGATGCAGCAGATCCTCGCCCTGCGTAAAACGCTGGCCGAGCTGAACCTGCGCCGCCAGCAGGCTGAGGCCCGTCGTCGCGAGGAAGACTATCGCCGCTGTCAGCGCTACATGGCCCAGGCCGTGGAGGTGCTGGCAACACTCACCCAGCGCTGGCGCGAACTTCCTGCCGATTCCGTACAGGCAGCCGAGGCGCGTAAGCATCTGCAGCAGCAAAGTAACCTGATTGCCAACCTGCTTGCCGAGGCGCTGGAGCTGGAGAGCGGCTTAACGCGTGAGGAAGAGCCTGCGCGTCAGGCGCGTGACGAGGCCAACGAAGAGTACGAGAAATACCGCGAGCAGCATCAGGATGCCGAAGTGCGTCTGCGTAAAGGGAAAGATCTTTCACAGGAGGATCGGGACGAGCTGAAACGGCTCTGGCGGCAGGCGAGCAAGCTGTGTCACCCGGATCTGGTGGCGGACGATTTGAAAGAAGAAGCCAACGCGATGATGGTGCAGCTCAACCAGGCTAAACAGCGTGGAGACGTCAAAGCCATTCGTTCTCTGGTGGCGCGCCTGCAGCAGGGCTTCGAGCCGCTGATGGCCAGCGACAGGCTGAACGATCTGGAGCGCATCCGCAAAAAAATGGCTCAGGTTCGCGAGCAGATCGACACCTTAGTGAACGAGCTGGCAGAACTGGAGAAAGAAGAATCCTGGCTGCTGGTGTCGTCGCTCAGCAATATGGAAGCGTACTTCGCGCAGCAGGAAAAGGCGCTGAACGAGGTCCGCGCCTCGCTCGAACATCAGGTGAGCGAAGCGCAGCTCGATTCAGCAGCGTAA
- a CDS encoding siderophore-interacting protein gives MATTRYPQRVRNELRFRELTVLRVERVSAGFQRIVLGGEALEGFSSRGFDDHTKVFFPAPGTTFVPPVVTDEGIDWGDGVRPQSRDYTPLYDAAKHELALDFFVHDGGVASQWALEAKVGDRLTIGGPRGSLVVPKDYAWQLYVCDESGMPALRRRLEGIASLPKRPEIHAVVTVGDESYKDYLAHLSAFNITWVIGHSEQAVVEQLPSLNVPAEDYFIWLTGEGKVVKNLSRLFETEAIDQQLVRASAYWHAK, from the coding sequence ATGGCAACCACCCGCTATCCACAACGCGTGCGTAACGAACTGCGTTTTCGTGAACTGACCGTGCTCCGTGTTGAGCGCGTAAGCGCTGGTTTTCAGCGCATAGTTTTAGGCGGCGAAGCGCTGGAGGGCTTTAGCTCCCGCGGTTTCGACGATCACACCAAAGTGTTTTTCCCGGCCCCGGGAACGACGTTTGTTCCACCGGTGGTCACCGACGAGGGCATTGACTGGGGCGACGGCGTGCGCCCGCAAAGCCGGGATTACACGCCGCTGTACGACGCCGCGAAGCACGAGCTGGCGCTTGATTTCTTCGTGCATGACGGTGGCGTTGCCAGCCAGTGGGCGCTAGAGGCGAAAGTGGGCGACAGGCTGACGATTGGTGGCCCGCGCGGTTCGCTGGTGGTACCGAAGGATTACGCCTGGCAGCTGTATGTGTGCGATGAGTCCGGGATGCCGGCGTTGCGTCGCCGCCTGGAAGGCATCGCCAGCTTGCCGAAACGCCCGGAAATTCACGCGGTGGTCACCGTCGGGGATGAATCATACAAGGATTATCTGGCGCACCTGAGCGCGTTCAACATCACCTGGGTGATCGGCCACAGCGAGCAGGCGGTGGTTGAGCAGCTGCCGTCGCTGAACGTTCCGGCGGAAGATTACTTTATCTGGCTGACCGGGGAAGGGAAGGTGGTTAAAAACCTGAGCCGACTGTTTGAGACTGAGGCTATCGATCAGCAGCTGGTGCGTGCCAGCGCGTACTGGCACGCGAAATAA
- a CDS encoding PadR family transcriptional regulator, protein MRHEHDGGGRRPRFFGHGDLRLVILDILTRNASHGYELIKEIENLTQGNYTPSPGVIYPTLDYLQDQAFITITEEENGRKRIAINAAGQQWLEENQEQLEQIQARIKARAVGFQLRKNPQMKRALDNFKAVLDLKVNQGALSDAQLKQIVGVIDRAALEISQLD, encoded by the coding sequence ATGCGACACGAACATGATGGCGGCGGACGACGACCGCGCTTTTTTGGTCACGGCGATCTGCGGCTGGTGATTCTGGATATTCTGACCCGCAACGCGAGCCACGGTTACGAGCTGATCAAAGAGATTGAGAACCTGACCCAGGGGAACTACACCCCGAGTCCTGGCGTGATTTACCCGACGCTGGATTATCTTCAGGATCAGGCGTTTATCACCATTACGGAAGAAGAGAATGGGCGTAAGCGCATTGCCATCAATGCGGCAGGACAGCAGTGGCTGGAGGAAAACCAGGAACAGCTTGAGCAGATTCAGGCGCGTATCAAAGCCCGCGCGGTCGGTTTCCAGCTACGCAAAAACCCGCAGATGAAGCGGGCACTGGATAACTTCAAAGCGGTGTTAGATCTGAAGGTGAATCAGGGAGCGCTCAGCGACGCGCAGCTTAAGCAGATCGTTGGCGTGATCGACCGCGCGGCGCTGGAGATCTCCCAGCTGGATTAA
- a CDS encoding methyl-accepting chemotaxis protein, translated as MFLHDVKIGTKLFLAFGFFIVLMVVSASLSLMSLNRANNGMQSIITSDYPTTVKANQLIDNFQEFISTQQLMLLDEQGTYTAQSQQHLKEISEHITVLLGELNNVLQDQQSQQVLAEIRGVRQQYLDSRYRILQAVQNHDRAGALQEMMTNTLKLQQAYKAKVQQLIAIQNTEMQNAGVQVESDFRSNRLLLILITLFSVAAGSLIGWFIVRSITRPLGQAVDFAAAIADGDLTGSITSHGKDETGLLLHALMEMKTRLLDIVQQVQTGSENISSAAAQIVAGNQDLAARTEEQASSVEQTAASMEQITATVKNTASHTGEATNLSADAAKVVKNNGEMMKQVTSKMRLINETSNRMSDIIDLIDAIAFQTNILALNAAVEAARAGEHGRGFAVVAGEVRQLAQKSASSASEIRELIESSTSQTQDGMNLVEKASELINGMVGNVEEMDVILREIRQASHEQTEGISQINSAIGLIDATTQQNSALVEESVAAAASLNEQAMHLKELVRVFRVSAHAPA; from the coding sequence ATGTTCTTACATGACGTAAAAATCGGCACGAAATTATTTCTGGCGTTTGGATTCTTTATTGTCCTGATGGTGGTGAGCGCGAGTTTGTCTTTAATGAGTCTGAACCGGGCAAACAACGGGATGCAATCCATTATTACCAGTGATTATCCAACCACGGTAAAAGCGAACCAGTTAATCGATAACTTCCAGGAATTTATTAGCACTCAGCAGCTCATGCTGCTGGATGAACAGGGAACGTACACGGCGCAGTCGCAGCAGCATCTTAAAGAGATTAGCGAGCACATCACGGTGCTCCTCGGTGAGCTGAACAACGTGCTGCAGGATCAGCAATCGCAGCAGGTGCTCGCCGAGATACGCGGCGTGCGCCAGCAGTATCTGGACTCGCGCTATCGTATTTTGCAGGCGGTGCAGAACCACGATCGCGCGGGTGCGCTTCAGGAGATGATGACCAACACCCTCAAACTGCAGCAGGCCTATAAAGCCAAAGTGCAGCAGCTGATTGCGATTCAGAACACTGAGATGCAGAACGCCGGGGTGCAGGTGGAAAGTGATTTCAGGAGCAACCGTCTGCTGCTCATCCTCATTACTCTCTTCAGCGTGGCGGCAGGCAGCCTGATTGGCTGGTTTATCGTGCGTTCCATTACCCGTCCGCTGGGCCAGGCCGTGGATTTTGCGGCGGCGATTGCGGATGGCGATCTCACCGGCAGTATCACCTCGCACGGTAAAGACGAAACCGGCCTGTTGCTGCATGCCCTGATGGAGATGAAAACGCGTCTGCTGGACATTGTGCAGCAGGTGCAGACCGGCTCGGAGAATATCTCCAGCGCCGCCGCGCAGATTGTCGCCGGGAACCAGGATCTGGCTGCGCGCACGGAAGAGCAGGCTAGCTCTGTGGAGCAGACCGCCGCCTCGATGGAACAGATCACCGCGACGGTGAAAAACACCGCTTCGCATACCGGAGAAGCGACCAACCTGTCGGCGGATGCCGCGAAGGTGGTCAAAAACAACGGTGAGATGATGAAGCAGGTGACCAGCAAAATGCGCCTGATTAACGAGACCTCGAACCGGATGTCCGACATTATCGACCTGATCGATGCCATTGCCTTCCAGACCAATATTCTGGCGCTGAACGCGGCGGTGGAAGCGGCCCGGGCGGGCGAGCACGGTCGTGGCTTTGCGGTGGTGGCTGGTGAAGTGCGCCAGCTCGCGCAGAAGAGTGCTTCGTCAGCCAGTGAGATCCGTGAGCTGATTGAAAGCTCCACCAGCCAGACGCAGGACGGGATGAACCTGGTCGAGAAGGCGAGCGAGCTTATCAATGGCATGGTGGGCAACGTGGAAGAGATGGATGTGATCCTGCGTGAGATCCGCCAGGCCAGCCACGAGCAGACAGAGGGGATCTCGCAGATTAACAGCGCGATTGGCCTGATTGATGCCACCACCCAGCAAAACTCCGCGCTGGTGGAGGAGTCTGTTGCTGCGGCGGCCTCCCTCAACGAGCAGGCGATGCACCTGAAAGAGCTGGTACGCGTCTTCCGCGTGAGCGCGCACGCACCGGCTTAA
- a CDS encoding PAS domain-containing methyl-accepting chemotaxis protein, whose protein sequence is MSSPTYVTQNEYLLDDDTTLMSTTDVHSYLTHANDTFVQVSGYQLNELMGQPHNLVRHPDMPKAAFADMWYTLQQGEPWSGIVKNRRKNGDHYWVRANAVPMVRHGKVTGYMSIRTKATAEEIATVEPLYKALNAGRCTKRIHKGLVVRQGWFGKLPAMPLRWRVRGVMAVLFGALAATLVATSAGWVSLVAAAIMMLLGTLLFEQQIVRPVENVARQALKVATGERNSVQHLNRSDELGLTLRAVGQLGLMCRWLINDVSSQVVSVRDGSDKLAQGNEDLNDRTRQTVANVQQTVATMNQMAASVQSNSETATEVDKLSVAASSAATKGGNAMQTVVKTMDDIADSTQRIGSITTLINDIAFQTNILALNAAVEAARAGEQGKGFAVVAGEVRHLASRSANAANDIRKLIDASASKVQSGSEQVHAAGRTMDDIVEQVKNVTQLIAQISHATSEQATGLSELTRAVAELDSITQKNADLVEESAQISAMVKHRAGRLQDAVTVLH, encoded by the coding sequence ATGTCCTCTCCAACCTATGTCACCCAGAATGAATATCTTCTGGACGATGACACCACCTTAATGTCTACCACAGACGTCCACAGCTATCTGACTCATGCTAACGACACCTTTGTTCAGGTGAGTGGCTATCAGCTTAATGAGCTGATGGGTCAGCCGCATAATCTGGTGCGCCATCCTGATATGCCTAAAGCCGCTTTTGCCGATATGTGGTACACCCTGCAACAGGGCGAGCCGTGGAGCGGAATTGTCAAAAACCGCCGTAAAAATGGCGATCACTACTGGGTGCGCGCCAACGCGGTGCCGATGGTGCGCCACGGGAAGGTCACCGGCTATATGTCGATTCGCACCAAAGCGACGGCAGAAGAGATCGCTACCGTGGAGCCACTCTATAAGGCCCTGAATGCCGGACGCTGTACTAAACGGATCCATAAAGGGCTGGTGGTGCGTCAGGGCTGGTTCGGAAAACTACCGGCAATGCCGCTGCGCTGGCGGGTACGCGGCGTGATGGCGGTGCTCTTTGGCGCGCTCGCCGCTACGCTGGTGGCAACCTCAGCAGGCTGGGTGTCGTTGGTCGCAGCAGCGATAATGATGCTGCTGGGCACGTTGTTGTTTGAACAGCAGATTGTCCGGCCGGTAGAGAATGTGGCGCGACAGGCGCTGAAGGTGGCAACCGGCGAGCGCAATAGCGTGCAGCACCTGAACCGCAGCGACGAACTGGGCCTGACCCTTCGCGCGGTGGGGCAACTGGGGCTGATGTGTCGCTGGCTAATCAATGACGTATCAAGCCAGGTGGTGAGCGTGCGCGACGGCAGCGACAAGCTGGCACAGGGTAATGAGGATCTGAACGACCGCACGCGTCAGACCGTTGCAAACGTGCAGCAGACCGTGGCGACGATGAACCAGATGGCGGCCTCCGTTCAGAGTAACTCTGAAACCGCCACCGAGGTCGATAAGCTCTCCGTAGCCGCCAGCAGTGCGGCGACCAAAGGCGGGAACGCGATGCAGACGGTAGTCAAAACCATGGACGATATCGCCGACAGTACCCAGCGTATCGGCTCCATTACCACCCTGATCAACGATATTGCCTTCCAGACCAATATCCTCGCCCTGAATGCGGCGGTAGAAGCGGCACGGGCCGGTGAGCAGGGCAAAGGCTTTGCGGTGGTGGCAGGGGAAGTTCGCCATCTTGCCAGCCGCAGCGCTAATGCCGCCAACGATATCCGTAAGCTGATTGATGCCAGCGCCAGCAAGGTACAGTCCGGCTCCGAGCAGGTACACGCCGCAGGACGCACCATGGATGATATCGTTGAGCAGGTGAAAAACGTCACGCAGCTGATCGCGCAGATTAGCCATGCCACCTCTGAACAGGCTACCGGGCTTTCGGAGTTAACCCGCGCAGTGGCTGAACTGGACAGCATCACGCAGAAAAACGCCGATCTGGTTGAAGAGAGTGCGCAGATCTCCGCGATGGTAAAACACCGGGCCGGACGTCTTCAGGATGCAGTGACGGTTCTCCATTGA
- the ygjG gene encoding putrescine aminotransferase encodes MNRLPSSASALACTAHALNLIEKRTLDHEEMKQLNREVIDYFKEHVNPGFLEYRKSVTAGGDYGAVEWQAGSLNTLVDTQGQEFIDCLGGFGIFNVGHRNPVVVSAVQNQLAKQPLHSQELLDPLRAMLAKTLAALTPGKLKYSFFSNSGTESVEAALKLAKAYQSPRGKFTFVATSGAFHGKSLGALSATAKSTFRKPFMPLLPGFRHVPFGDINAMRTVLSECRKTGDDVAAVILEPIQGEGGVILPPQGYLPAVRQLCDEFGALLIFDEVQTGMGRTGKMFACEHENVQPDILCLAKALGGGVMPIGATVATEEVFSVLFDNPFLHTTTFGGNPLACAAALATINVLLEQNLPAQAEQKGDMLLDGFRQLGREYPDLIQEARGKGMLMAIEFVDNEIGYSFASEMFRQRVLVAGTLNNSKTIRIEPPLTLTIEQCEQVLKAARKALAALRVSVEEA; translated from the coding sequence TTGAACAGGTTACCTTCCAGCGCCTCGGCTCTTGCCTGTACCGCGCACGCACTGAATCTCATTGAGAAGCGAACGCTTGATCATGAGGAGATGAAACAACTTAACCGAGAGGTCATCGATTACTTTAAAGAGCACGTCAATCCAGGTTTTCTGGAGTATCGCAAATCTGTTACCGCCGGCGGGGATTACGGAGCCGTAGAGTGGCAAGCGGGAAGTCTGAATACGCTTGTCGACACCCAGGGACAGGAGTTTATTGATTGCCTGGGTGGTTTTGGCATTTTCAACGTGGGGCACCGTAATCCAGTAGTGGTTTCCGCCGTACAGAATCAACTCGCGAAACAACCTCTTCATAGCCAGGAACTGCTCGACCCGCTTCGCGCCATGCTCGCGAAAACGCTGGCAGCCTTAACACCCGGCAAACTGAAATACAGCTTCTTCAGCAACAGCGGCACGGAATCGGTCGAAGCGGCGCTTAAGCTCGCCAAAGCGTACCAGTCGCCGCGCGGGAAATTCACTTTTGTCGCCACCAGCGGCGCGTTCCATGGTAAATCCCTGGGCGCCCTGTCTGCGACCGCCAAATCCACCTTCCGCAAACCGTTTATGCCGCTGCTGCCGGGCTTCCGCCACGTGCCGTTCGGCGACATTAATGCCATGCGCACCGTGCTCAGCGAATGCCGTAAAACCGGCGATGACGTAGCCGCGGTGATCCTGGAGCCGATTCAGGGCGAAGGCGGCGTGATCCTGCCTCCACAGGGCTATCTGCCTGCCGTACGTCAGCTGTGCGATGAGTTTGGCGCGCTGCTGATCTTCGACGAAGTGCAGACCGGCATGGGGCGTACCGGCAAGATGTTCGCCTGCGAGCACGAGAATGTTCAGCCGGACATTTTGTGTCTGGCGAAAGCGCTCGGCGGCGGCGTAATGCCGATTGGTGCGACGGTTGCCACCGAAGAGGTCTTCTCGGTGCTGTTCGACAACCCGTTCCTGCATACCACCACCTTTGGCGGTAACCCGCTGGCCTGTGCGGCCGCGCTGGCCACCATCAACGTGCTGCTGGAGCAAAACCTGCCTGCGCAGGCGGAGCAGAAAGGCGACATGCTGCTGGACGGTTTCCGTCAGCTGGGACGTGAATACCCGGATCTGATCCAGGAGGCACGAGGTAAAGGGATGCTGATGGCCATTGAGTTTGTTGATAACGAAATCGGCTATAGCTTCGCGAGCGAGATGTTCCGCCAGCGGGTGCTGGTGGCCGGCACGCTCAACAATTCCAAAACCATCCGCATTGAGCCACCGCTGACGCTGACCATTGAGCAGTGTGAGCAGGTGCTGAAGGCGGCACGTAAAGCGCTGGCGGCACTGCGCGTGAGTGTGGAAGAGGCGTAA
- a CDS encoding helix-turn-helix domain-containing protein, with translation MTEKVNIMTEQGADIAQVSLAVANRIRNWRKEKKLSLDELSRRASVSKGMLVEIEKGAANPSIAILCKLAAALGISVADIVNVSSEPLVHVIEEAAIPVLWQGEKGGRARLLAGTAGPDMIELWQWEMQPGERFTSSGHPAGTFELLHVNEGILTLTVDETVTQVAAGASAVAKTEAAHGYANEGKKVLRFTMTVAEFHR, from the coding sequence ATGACTGAAAAAGTCAATATAATGACTGAACAGGGTGCCGATATCGCCCAGGTAAGCCTGGCCGTAGCGAACCGCATACGCAACTGGCGTAAAGAGAAAAAACTGTCGCTGGATGAACTCTCGCGGCGTGCCAGCGTCAGCAAAGGCATGCTGGTGGAGATCGAAAAGGGCGCAGCCAACCCCAGCATCGCCATTTTGTGCAAGCTGGCTGCCGCGCTCGGTATCTCAGTGGCGGATATCGTTAACGTCTCCAGCGAGCCGCTGGTGCACGTTATCGAAGAAGCCGCGATCCCGGTGCTGTGGCAGGGGGAAAAGGGCGGACGCGCCAGACTGCTGGCAGGAACCGCGGGCCCGGATATGATTGAGCTATGGCAGTGGGAGATGCAGCCGGGAGAGCGTTTTACCTCTTCGGGGCATCCTGCGGGCACCTTTGAGCTGCTGCACGTGAACGAAGGCATATTAACCCTGACGGTGGACGAGACGGTTACGCAGGTTGCTGCCGGGGCATCGGCGGTGGCGAAAACGGAAGCTGCGCACGGCTATGCCAATGAGGGAAAAAAGGTGCTGCGCTTTACCATGACGGTGGCGGAGTTTCACCGATAA
- a CDS encoding B3/4 domain-containing protein: MSLVTPSIDPRLAAIAPGFRALSILVEAAPVTHPEVAPAVLTQACQQMLNDDVPWADAHLSGWDEVFKAFGAKPKRTPCSASALRKRVLKDGSLPPLDPVVDIYNAVSIRYAIPVGGENLATYSGAPRLTLADGSEPFDTFKEGQPVVEYPEPGEVIWRDDLGVTCRRWNWRQGIRTRLDSQAQTMWFILESLPSMPLTALEEAGADLIDNLQRLMPGAVVHRQLLTL, from the coding sequence ATGTCTCTCGTTACGCCGTCAATAGACCCGCGCCTTGCCGCAATTGCCCCGGGCTTTCGGGCGCTGAGCATTCTGGTTGAAGCTGCGCCGGTTACCCACCCGGAAGTCGCTCCGGCCGTGCTCACGCAAGCCTGCCAGCAGATGCTTAATGATGATGTGCCGTGGGCTGACGCGCACCTTTCCGGCTGGGATGAGGTATTTAAGGCCTTCGGCGCAAAACCGAAACGTACGCCCTGCTCGGCATCCGCCTTACGTAAGCGGGTCTTAAAAGACGGCTCGCTGCCACCGCTCGATCCGGTGGTGGATATCTACAACGCGGTGAGCATTCGCTACGCCATCCCGGTTGGTGGAGAAAATCTTGCGACTTATTCAGGCGCGCCGCGCCTGACGCTGGCGGACGGCAGCGAGCCGTTTGATACCTTTAAAGAGGGGCAGCCGGTGGTGGAATACCCGGAGCCGGGCGAGGTTATCTGGCGCGACGACCTCGGTGTTACCTGCCGTCGCTGGAACTGGCGCCAGGGTATACGGACGCGTCTTGACAGTCAGGCGCAAACCATGTGGTTTATTCTGGAAAGTCTGCCGTCAATGCCGCTTACGGCACTGGAAGAAGCCGGAGCGGATCTGATTGATAACCTGCAACGTCTGATGCCGGGTGCAGTGGTGCACAGGCAGTTACTGACCCTGTAA
- a CDS encoding dihydrodipicolinate synthase family protein: MFRGVSAFPLTPLKNGTFDEQAFTHLLSPVVEAGVDSLGILGSTGSYAYLTVEERARVTRCAVEHAGNIPVIVSIGAMRLDDILRLADDAQTAGVSGVLMAPVSYQRLTDEEVFKLYETVTRQLSVPLCIYDNPATTGFAFSNELLFAVASLPYVGSIKLGRVPEDLSQVRARLPDTVTLGIAGDWRAASALQAGFDVWYSVLAGLFPKAALAIARSGKSTESERLEPLWDLFRRYGSVRVIAAAAEMRGKVATPGLPFPLQAIQGEPREALSAILAELELA; encoded by the coding sequence ATGTTTCGTGGAGTCAGCGCATTTCCGTTAACGCCCCTGAAAAACGGCACGTTTGATGAGCAGGCCTTTACGCATCTGCTCTCTCCCGTGGTTGAGGCAGGCGTCGATTCACTGGGCATTCTTGGCTCGACCGGGAGCTATGCCTATCTGACCGTTGAAGAGCGTGCCCGGGTGACACGCTGTGCGGTGGAACATGCCGGTAACATACCGGTTATCGTCAGCATCGGCGCAATGCGGCTGGACGATATTCTGCGTCTGGCTGACGACGCGCAAACGGCCGGAGTCTCCGGCGTGCTGATGGCACCCGTGTCGTACCAGCGATTAACGGATGAGGAAGTATTTAAGCTCTATGAAACGGTGACCCGCCAGCTCTCCGTACCGCTGTGCATTTACGATAACCCTGCCACGACCGGTTTTGCGTTTAGCAATGAATTGCTGTTTGCCGTCGCGTCTCTGCCATATGTGGGCTCCATCAAGCTTGGCCGCGTGCCGGAGGACCTGTCGCAGGTACGTGCCCGGCTTCCTGATACGGTCACACTGGGTATCGCCGGTGACTGGCGGGCAGCCTCAGCCCTGCAGGCCGGGTTTGACGTCTGGTATTCGGTTCTCGCGGGGTTGTTCCCAAAAGCGGCGCTGGCGATAGCGCGTTCGGGGAAAAGTACAGAGTCAGAACGGTTAGAGCCGCTATGGGATCTGTTCCGTCGTTACGGTAGCGTAAGGGTCATCGCGGCAGCGGCGGAAATGAGGGGAAAAGTGGCAACACCCGGCTTGCCGTTCCCGTTGCAGGCAATTCAGGGAGAGCCGCGCGAGGCGCTTTCAGCGATCCTTGCGGAATTGGAACTGGCCTGA